The Euleptes europaea isolate rEulEur1 chromosome 19, rEulEur1.hap1, whole genome shotgun sequence genome includes a window with the following:
- the EMC6 gene encoding ER membrane protein complex subunit 6, whose product MAVVVAKREGPQFISEAAVRGNAAILDYCRTSVSALSGATAGILGLTGLHGFIFYFLASVLLSVLLVLKAGRRWSKYFKSRRPLFTGGLIGGLFTYILFWTFLYGMVHVY is encoded by the coding sequence ATGGCTGTAGTTGTGGCCAAACGGGAAGGCCCCCAATTCATCAGTGAAGCGGCCGTCCGAGGGAATGCAGCTATCCTGGATTACTGCAGGACGTCGGTGTCCGCCCTCTCCGGAGCGACGGCAGGGATTCTTGGCCTGACCGGCCTTCACGGATTCATCTTCTACTTCCTAGCCTCTGTCCTGCTCTCGGTGCTTTTGGTCCTAAAAGCTGGGCGGCGGTGGAGCAAGTACTTTAAATCTCGACGGCCCCTTTTTACCGGGGGGCTGATCGGGGGCCTCTTCACATACATCCTCTTTTGGACTTTCTTGTATGGCATGGTGCACGTTTACTAG